The DNA sequence TGATTCTCTTTTGATCAGGAACTCGATAAAAGATTAAACACCCCCACACTTtaagataatttaaattagatttcCTTTCTTTCCAAATTTCATAAGGAGAAACCTTTCTATGTCTTGATGGGATCCTATTATGGATATGACATGATGTCAATAATGCTTCACCCCATAAATTGTAAGACAATTTTGCATTTAGTAACATTAAATTAATCGTATCCACTAAGGTACGGTTTTTCTTTTCTGCCAAACCATTTTGTTGCGGAGTATATGGAGCGGAAAATTCATGCACAATATCATGTAATTCACAAAAGTTATCAAATTCATTAGAAAAATATTCTCCACCTCGATCACTACGaagaacttttattttcttattgtgcatatttctaattccactttatattttttaaacattTCAAAAGCTTCATCTTTATTTCTAAACAAATACACATAAGTAAATCTAGAACTATCAtaaataaaagttataaaatatctttttctccTCTAGTAATATTGCCATTTAATTCACAAATATTACTATGAATCAATTCTAATAAATGTATATTTCTTTCAACtttatgaaaaatttttttagtaattttggATTGTATGCAAATATCACATTTCTTATTAAAATCCTTGTTACTAAAATCAATATAGTTATTCTTTTGCATATATTCCATTGATTTGTAATTTAAGTGTGCTAATTTACTATGCCATAATCACAAGAATCAACAACATATAAAGAAGCATTCACTTTATGAATTCTAAGTTTAAACATGCCTTCAGTACAATATCCTTTTTCTATGAATACATAATTCTTAAGCAAGATCACTTTATTGAATTTCATTACAACTTTGAATCCTTTCTTACACAAGAGACTAACAGAAACTAAATTTGTTCTCAAATCTGGAACAtgaaatatatttattaaactTAATTTCTTTCCAAATGTAAAATTCAATTCCATATTTTTTTGACCATAAACTTTGGCTGAGTTGTCATTGCCTATCAAGACCTCTTTATTGTTCACTTTTtcatatgttttgaattggttgcAATCATTGCAAACATGAACAGTAGCCCCTGAATCTAACCACCACTCAAGTGATTTTTCTTGTGTTGCTATGTTGATTTATGTAACCATGCCAATATgcatattttgtatttttttttttttgcaaccCTAGCAATTAGATCCTTCTCTTCCACTAAGTTGGTCTATGATGCTTCCTTTTTCAGAAGTCTACATTCTTTGATATAGTGTCATTTCTTGTGACCATGATAATACTCTCCTTGTCTCTTCTTATCTTACTTTGAATCTTTGGAGAACTTTCATTTCTTCTTATTGGTATTGTTTTCACCAATATGATTCATTTTAGAACTCTAAAAAAGATACACACCATCACGTTTTCGAGTTTCCTCCTCTATACGTATATGCCTTAGTAATTTCTCAATTGCGAAGTCTTCACCAAGATGTAAAAATTTTTTCCTATAATCATCCCAAAATGAAGGCAATTTTGAAATAATTGCTCCAAGTTGTGATGATTCAGGGATCATCACTTTTAGATCACGAAGTCTACTTACAAGGATTTGTAATTCATGAATTTGATCCATGACAGGCATAGTATCATTCatgataaattcaaaatatttcatcataataaatttatctGTTCCTTGTCGTTCAGTATTGTATTTTTCTTTCAAAGACTTCAAAATCTCCAATGATGATTGAATTGACATGTAGAGATCATAGAATCGGTCGGATAAAGTGTTGAGAATATGACTTCGACATGTGAAAGCATCTTCATCACGTTTCTTCTTCAATTGAAcaatcttttctttctcttccggTGTGACATTTTTAGCGGTATTGGCAATTGATGTAGTCTTTAGGTCAATCACATGTGCAAGATTTAGAACCGAAAGAAGGAACATCATTTTGTCCTTCCAACGGTTGAAGTTTATTCCATCAAAACGATTTAATTTGACAAACTCTTGATTCATGACCTTGAACGTGGTATTTTGATCTTGTGCCATCTTCAAGTAATATCTCTCCAAAAATGTTGGGTATATAAAGATGGTAAGATGACAAAATCTATATTGTATTATGATTTCAAGGCACGATTAGATCGCTTTCTTTAGAGAGATATTTGTCCCTACACTTAGTTGCTATAGAATTGATGACAATACTCTCCCATAATGCAATGAAACTAATAAATTTCTTAATtagcaataataaaaaatttttaactctcttgaattttaaaagaaaggaaaaataagGCTTGACAAACAATTTCTTGTTCTAAAAGAAAGGGAAAATAAGGCTTGTATCTGtcttgagtagaaggaatatatatatatatatatatatatatatatatatattgcatgAATTATCAAAAGTCACAACCTCTCACACTGCGTCTTCGTTGGCACATCGATTCGGACTCCGGatctgataccatctgtaacagtCCAAACTACCCGCTAGACGATATTGTCTGTTTTGGCACACAAGGTCTCACGATTTTgtctttgacgatagggatgatagccgaaaTCCCctacactcactcgtcaaaacgcgtcatacTAGAAAGAGGTATACACACCCTTATAAAGCATGCTTGTTCTCTTCTCCAACCAATATAAAACCTTACACATTTCACACACTAactatcacatacatacatatatgaCCGgttaataattaactaatttaaaacTGGTTAAGATTGTTTAACCATTCacttaaatattaatattaattattaataaaattaatattaataaatataaaatttataaatatccTTTAATTTGAATGTCAACCATGCATGTTATTAATTTGAACGTTATTAGTTTGCTATATATAGTATATgatactaaaaatattatttgtatattaaaattaatagttaaaatcaatcattaatatatttatatataaatatatatatatattatttaatttatttttaatatatatatttatattttaatatatattttatattaataattaatttttttaatatatacctAGCATAATCTATATGATATCCATAGCTGAATTAAATTATTCACAGATAGAAAGAAGGCTTTGTTTCTACCTATGAATAATACAAACTAAGTGGCGAATAAAATATTAcctgttaattaattaatacaaacTATTCTTCTATCTATTGGCATTGCAAGTAGTCAGCATCattaacaaattaatttgaCCTCGTTAATAATGAATATAATAGAACATGAAAGGAATCTATGATTTATCGTACCAACTTCATAATATTTaaagttcaattacatttatAATTATGTAGTGAAAACTGATTAGCCGGCCTCCAGAACCACGTTGTGCACAATCGAAAAAGATAGCTTCCTTAATTTTCTAAGACGAGAGGGGGAAATGAATAATTAAACTGCAATTCGCCATCAAAATTTGTGTGTTTAATTTTAAGTAGCGTGTTTACTTCTTCAAATCTTATCTCTATTTTCTTTCGCTTGACCATTTCTAATTTTCTATTGCGTTGAAATCTAGCTGTATGATTAATGCCCTTGAATTAGATCGTAATTTTATATACGAACTAGCTATATAGGGCAGAAAAATAATCTGAAATAGaatataatcaaatatttttggacTATTCGACAccattttaataatattaagtATAACGAAGCGTACAAGTAATTCCCAAATTAAAGTTAGCAAATCAAAGCTTCTTATTCTGAAACGAAATAGAATACTTGAAACTTGTGCTATTCATTAGGTCAATTAAGTATACTAGCAAGTGAAGTTAGTAATTTCTTTAGAGTTTTCGCTTggcttttttcttttatctccaatagtattaaaaattaaagaatctTATGGTAGAAGAgtaaaattagattaaaaaaaagttattaaattttaaaaatatgtggataataatttttttattttttattaaaaaataatttttattcttCACAAAAATTTCACCCATCCATCACCGTAATATTATCCAAATAAAATATagagttttatttttgtttatattaaaCACAAATAGGACACACGCACATTCAACTCTTTCACTTTATATAATAACATgattttcatataaaattattctagATTTGTGAAGAGGCCGGTGGTGTATTTAGTTCACTTTATTAAAGTTAATTATTCCTATCAGTAATTTTTTGTGAGGATAGGCCACTAAAAAAAAGCCTCATAaatcaaaagaaagaaagaaggtggaAACTCAGATAAATTCGATTTCACGTGAAATTGATACTTGAAAGCTGTTAGATAATTTAactgatttgattaaatttttatctaacggctctcagatatcaacttcacctgagttttcaacaaaaaaaaaaaagagaaaaacaaatcaaaattaaaattgaaataaaggAAAATGTATTTTccgaagaaaaagaaatacaCTTTCACAGATTATCCAtttacaaaagaaaagaaaaataacttaaCAAGGTTGACCATCCTCAGAGCTCGTCCTCCGCCGTTTAGACGACTGATGAAAAAGCTGCCGGAAACCACCGTGAATGACGGTGGCAACATCCCACTCGTCCAAAACCAACCCCTCTTCATCATCTAATCCAAATTTCTGAACAGTGGATGATGAATCACAGATGGCACCACCGTGACGGGCGGCGGCAGGGCACGGCAGCTTACCCTTTCGGCGGCCTGCACCGACCGGGACGTTGCGAAGGGCCCCTCCGGCGGTCCAATACCTGTGGCAGGCCTTGCAGAAATGCCTAGGCTGATTAACGTTGTAGTTATTGAAGTAACAAAACTTGGTTTCCATGCTCTTGCATCTTGGACATGCTATGATCTTGTTTGGTTTCTTCATCatctcttcttgatcttctccATGATCATGATCATCATCTTCTTCGCTACCATTGCTGCTTTTctcatcttcttttctttctgcTGCATGCAACGTGATCGTTATGCCAAACAGTTTAatcccttctctttcttctccAGTTTTTTCTAGTGGAGCCATTTCAgaggagaggagagagagagagagattatTCTTAATGGAGAAGGTTTAGGATTGGGGTTGTAGAGATTATGGAGATGTATATGAAGGTAGCTAGCTAAAAGTGATTAGCAGCTATTAAATAATATTGGTATTTTTATAATGCATaccaaaatttaattattaattttttgtcaattaattaaaagtatatATTGAGAGCAAACGTGGAAAGTTAATTAAAGTGAAATCAGATTTAAATCTAAGGAAATATATATTGTTTTATGGTCTACGGCACGAAGCGCATGTGATATCTAGAGAGGCCAAAACTTGAGTAGTGGAATTAAAAAGTGTgtgaataaattaaattaaaataaagaaaaaggaagaaaagtgAGAAATAATAGTGAACGTAGTAGCTGATCATGTTGATACTTAGCTACGGCTTAATGTTGAATTTCACTAGTGCTCGAGCGATATAGTTAGCTccaattatttttctttcaaagGGTTAGAAGGAAGGCAGAAATTTATTTGTAGTGGactttacataaaaaaaattttaaattgttgacacatgttattatttaattttaaaaaatcaagttcattttatataaataatttaattaaaaaaattaatttaagttAGAACAAACAATTACTTTTACCTTTTTTTACATccttaaaataatcaaatttgtctccttttaattttttataattaatataaaaactaattgGTTTATTACTATGAAATTTAATTTAACagtaaatttgtaattaaacatatttttacagcttaatttaaaagttatgttaaagaaaaaatttagtaaaaaaacGGAGAAAAATAGTACcatttataactttttgttcgTATTGTAAATTTGGATTCctaatttttccttttttgtcTTTCCTACTCAGACCAAAaacgtaaattttttttttttaaataccaagctttactttttcaaataatttgtatatatatctttgacgaaaattaaataaataaaagtaaaagataaatttaaagaAAGATTGGTCAAAAAggatgaaaaagaagaacatACCAAATTTATCATTTAGGGATAACACGCATAAAAaacagaattttttttaaagtggTTATTTGatctatccaaatcaatttttttttaatatttgtataaaataaatcGATTTTTTTCAAACTAAATGGTAATATGTGTCAACGATTCAAAAACAACTTTTTATGAAGTCTATTACAAGTAAATTTCCACCTAGAAAGAAACTCAACAGCAAGAATAagtagaaaaaaattagaaagaattCAACAAATAAATCATTAGGATTATTAGTAAAAGGAACTTTCATGTTATTACATATGGCTAATAAGGATATATAATTCTATATACTATTGCCAAACCACTAATAAATAAACACAAGAAGGCAGAAAATGAAGCTCGGGGAAGGAGCTTTGATATTTCGTTTTATTTACCGATGAAACAAAATAACTaagtagaaattcaaaatgAGGAACactttgaaattttattatttcaacttCGCCTTGATCGGTTTGGTACTATTTGATGCAACGTAACGAGATGGACTTACATATATTCTATTCGTGAGTTAGCTAAGATGCGTCCAAATGAATGGTCCAACATTGACCTTTTTGGTGCTTTTTTCGAATAAATAAAGAACTACGCAGGTCGGTATCGAATTAGATTTTAAGATGGTGAAAATTTCAGCGGATATTGATTGTTGAAGCTCAATTAAGTTTTATATTGCATGCTCCAAATGGTATTTGGTAGAACTTTTCCTACCAAAAACTTTTTGGGTTTCAATGAATCTAATTTGGGAGTATGATCACCACTTTTCAGGTTGCACCATAGGCATGGGGTCCCTATTTTTAGACTTTAGTATATGCAACAT is a window from the Arachis stenosperma cultivar V10309 chromosome 3, arast.V10309.gnm1.PFL2, whole genome shotgun sequence genome containing:
- the LOC130969920 gene encoding cyclic dof factor 4-like; translated protein: MAPLEKTGEEREGIKLFGITITLHAAERKEDEKSSNGSEEDDDHDHGEDQEEMMKKPNKIIACPRCKSMETKFCYFNNYNVNQPRHFCKACHRYWTAGGALRNVPVGAGRRKGKLPCPAAARHGGAICDSSSTVQKFGLDDEEGLVLDEWDVATVIHGGFRQLFHQSSKRRRTSSEDGQPC